AGCGCGCCTCAACCACGACGAGACGCACCGCGCCATCGACGAGCGGGACCGGAACCATCCCCGCCGCGTGGCTCGCGCCGGCCTCTGGCTCTGTGACCCAAGCGTTTGGACAGAGAGTCGCTGGCGGCCCCGCCGCGCAAGGCGCGACCGTTCGAACGCGCGCCGGTGTGCAGGTCGTCGCACCCGCAGCAGGCGAAGTCGCCTATTCGGGGGAATTCCGCTCATACGGCCAAGTCTTGATCCTTAACCTAGACGGTGGTTACGCTGTGGTTCTCACCGGCTTGGACGTGGTTCGCGCCCGCGTCGGAGAGCGCGTACAAGCTGGCCAAGCCGTGGGCGAAATGCCCAACACCACAGACGCGGCGCCGGAATTGTATGTGGAGGTGAGACGGAACGGGCAACCGGTCGATCCCGCACGCTGGCTTTCTGCACGTGGAGTGCAAGCGGCAGGTGCGCCGAGGGCTGATTCCGGTTAGAAGAACAGGAACTCTTGGGATGACCCACGGGTTCCAAACTAACATGCGCCGCGGGCGCGGGGAGAGCGGAACATGCGTCTGGCCTGGATTGCGGCGCCCGTCGTCGGCGTAGCAGCGTGCTTGGGCGCTTTGGCCTGGTCGGCCCCCGATGATCGCGATCGCGGCGACATTTACCGTCAACTCGAATTGTTCGCCGACGTGCTCGCGCGCGTTGAGCAAGAATACGTCGTCGAGATTGATGAAGCAGAGGCCATGGAAGCGGCCATCAACGGCATGCTCTCCTCGCTCGATCCGCACTCCTCCTACATGAACGCGACCGCCTACCGTGACATGCAGGTGCAAACCCGTGGCGAGTACGGCGGCCTCGGCATCGAGATCACCCAGGATGAAGGCGTGATCCGCGTCGTCTCGCCGATCGACGAAACGCCCGCGAGCCGCGCCGGCATTCTGGCCGGTGACTTCATCACCGCCGTCGACGGCGCCTCGATTGTCGGTCTCACGGTGAACGACGCCGTCACGCACATGCGCGGCGCGCCAGGCACCACCATCACCATCACCATCGCGCGCGAAGGCGTTGAGCCGTTCGACGTTCCGATCACACGCGAAGTCATCAATGTGCGCTCTGTCACCGCGCGCATGGAAGGCACGGATGTCGGCTACATCCGCATCTCCACTTTCAACGAACGCACCGCCTCGATGTTGCAGGACGCGATCCGCACCGTGCGCCGCGAAGGCGGCGCCAATCTGCGCGGCGTGGTGATCGATCTGCGCAACAACCCAGGCGGCCTGCTCGATCAATCCATTGAAGTGAGCGATGCCTTCCTCGAAGGCGGCGAAGTGGTTTCCACACGCGGCCGCCAACCGGGCGACGTGCAACGCTACAACGCCCGCCGTGGCGACGATCTCCAGGGCCTGCCCATCGCCGTGCTGATCAATGGCGCCTCTGCCTCGGCCGCTGAAATCGTCGCTGGCGCACTGCAGGATCGCAACCGCGCCGTGCTCATCGGCATGGATTCTTTCGGCAAAGGCTCCGTTCAAACCGTGATCCCGCTGCAAGGCGGTCGTGACGGCGCGCTGCGTCTCACCACTGCGCGCTACTACACGCCTGCTGGCCGTTCGATCCAAGGCGCGGGCATCACGCCCGACATCGAGATCGCCGCACGCCGCGTGGATCCCGCGAGCCTCCCTGCAGGCATCACCGAAGCCGATCTGCCGAACGCGCTCGACAACGAAAACGGCGCCACGCGCCGCGCCGCGCACGTGCCGGACGATCAACCGCCGGCTGACTGGGACGCAGAGCAGGATTACCAGCTGCAACGCGCGCTCACGCTCTTGCGCAACGGCACGGTGGCGGAGCGTATCCGCACACGCGCAAGCGCGGTCGCGGCGCACGCCTCGCGTTAAGACTTCATCAATACAGCTTAATACCCTTGCCAATTGGCATAGGTGACGTAGCGCGCGAATTCAGCGATGTTTCCAACTCGCTGATTCGTTTGCGCGAGCGCGATTTTTTGCGGTTTTCTCGCGCGCTTGGTGAAGGTTCCGATGCCGCCTCGGCCTCCCCAGATTCGATTGCCTTTTCGATTGCCGCAGGTGAACCACAAGCTCGCGTCGTTGGGCGCTGCAGCTGTGCTCGGCATCGCTGCGCTCGTCTCCATTCAAATCTTTGGCGATCCATCCGCCGCGGGGCCCCGCCGCATCATCGCGCTAGACCCGAGCGCCGCGTCCGCTGAATCGGCGCCGCGCATCGAGTTCGGCGCCGCCGCCGCTGAAGGCGAGATGCAAGCGTTCGGCCTCGACGAGCTGCCGGCCTATTACGAGGGCGCGGAGGGCATGGAGGTTGGCGCCGACGGCCAACTCCACGTCGCCGTCGTTGAAACACCAACGGCGCAGGGCGCGCGTCCGGCCGCATCGCCACTGCCGCGCGCTCCAATCGCCGGCCTCACCGAGCAAGGCGCCAACGGCCTGCTGCCGATCATTGCGCAAAACGGCCGCACTCCGGCGCAGGCCTACGCACGACCCTTCAGCGCGCAAGCCTCACGGCCGTCGATCGCTATCGTCATCGGCGGCC
This window of the alpha proteobacterium U9-1i genome carries:
- a CDS encoding carboxyl-terminal protease; this translates as MRLAWIAAPVVGVAACLGALAWSAPDDRDRGDIYRQLELFADVLARVEQEYVVEIDEAEAMEAAINGMLSSLDPHSSYMNATAYRDMQVQTRGEYGGLGIEITQDEGVIRVVSPIDETPASRAGILAGDFITAVDGASIVGLTVNDAVTHMRGAPGTTITITIAREGVEPFDVPITREVINVRSVTARMEGTDVGYIRISTFNERTASMLQDAIRTVRREGGANLRGVVIDLRNNPGGLLDQSIEVSDAFLEGGEVVSTRGRQPGDVQRYNARRGDDLQGLPIAVLINGASASAAEIVAGALQDRNRAVLIGMDSFGKGSVQTVIPLQGGRDGALRLTTARYYTPAGRSIQGAGITPDIEIAARRVDPASLPAGITEADLPNALDNENGATRRAAHVPDDQPPADWDAEQDYQLQRALTLLRNGTVAERIRTRASAVAAHASR